Proteins encoded within one genomic window of Fibrobacterota bacterium:
- a CDS encoding adenylosuccinate lyase has product MTDSRQYENPLSKRYASARMGFLFSPQFKHQTWRRLWIWLAEAERELGLPISEAQIAELKAFETDINFAEAEKREKAVRHDVMAHVHAFGLQAKTAAGIIHLGATSAYVTDNTDLIQMRAGLDLVRRRTLRVVSALAGFARQYQGMPTLAFTHFQPAQLTTVGKRATLWIQDLLLDLEELVFVEANLPFLGVKGTTGTQASFLELFDGDHAKVKALDAAVTKKAGFARSLAVSGQTYTRKLDSRVLAVLSSLAQSLAKFSTDLRLLQHLKEIEEPFEADQIGSSAMAYKRNPMRAERIGSLSRFVQAMLPSAEFTASTQWFERTLDDSANKRLAVPQAFLAMDAMLILAENVCQGLVVYPKMIERHVMAELPFMATENIMMAGVKRGGDRQELHEAIRKHSLAAAKRVKQEGLDNDLMERIAKDPQFGMDANVLGEVLDAAKYVGRSPEITREFLAQEVEPVLAKHADWKDLDQEELRV; this is encoded by the coding sequence ATGACCGACAGCCGCCAGTACGAAAATCCCCTCAGCAAACGCTACGCCTCCGCGCGCATGGGTTTCCTGTTCTCGCCCCAATTCAAGCATCAGACCTGGAGGCGGCTGTGGATATGGCTGGCCGAGGCGGAACGGGAGTTGGGTTTGCCCATCAGCGAAGCCCAGATCGCCGAACTCAAGGCCTTCGAGACGGACATCAATTTCGCCGAGGCGGAAAAGCGGGAGAAGGCCGTACGCCACGACGTCATGGCCCACGTGCATGCTTTCGGGCTGCAGGCGAAGACGGCCGCGGGCATCATCCATCTGGGCGCCACTTCCGCCTACGTCACCGATAACACCGATTTGATCCAGATGCGCGCCGGCCTGGACCTGGTGCGCCGCCGAACCTTACGCGTGGTCTCCGCCCTCGCCGGTTTCGCCCGCCAATACCAAGGCATGCCTACCTTGGCCTTCACCCATTTCCAGCCCGCCCAGTTGACCACGGTGGGCAAGCGCGCCACCCTGTGGATCCAGGATCTCCTGCTCGATCTGGAGGAACTCGTTTTCGTGGAAGCGAACCTCCCCTTCCTGGGCGTGAAGGGCACCACCGGCACCCAGGCCAGCTTCCTGGAGCTCTTCGACGGCGATCATGCCAAGGTCAAGGCGCTCGACGCCGCGGTGACCAAGAAAGCGGGTTTCGCCCGCAGCCTCGCCGTTTCCGGCCAGACATACACGCGCAAGCTCGACAGCCGCGTGCTCGCCGTGCTCTCCAGCCTGGCCCAGAGCCTGGCCAAGTTCTCCACCGACCTGCGCCTGTTGCAGCACCTGAAGGAAATCGAAGAACCCTTCGAGGCCGATCAGATCGGATCCAGCGCCATGGCCTACAAGCGCAATCCCATGCGCGCCGAGCGCATCGGATCGTTGTCCCGCTTCGTGCAGGCCATGCTGCCCAGCGCGGAGTTCACGGCTTCGACGCAATGGTTCGAACGCACCTTGGACGATTCCGCCAACAAGCGTTTGGCGGTGCCCCAGGCCTTCCTGGCGATGGACGCCATGCTCATCCTGGCCGAGAACGTATGCCAGGGCCTGGTGGTCTATCCGAAAATGATCGAACGCCACGTCATGGCCGAGCTCCCCTTCATGGCTACGGAGAACATCATGATGGCCGGGGTGAAGCGGGGCGGCGATCGCCAAGAGCTGCACGAGGCCATCCGCAAGCACTCCCTGGCGGCGGCCAAACGCGTGAAGCAAGAGGGCCTGGACAACGATCTGATGGAACGCATAGCGAAGGATCCGCAATTCGGGATGGACGCGAACGTCTTGGGCGAGGTTCTGGACGCCGCCAAGTACGTGGGCCGTTCGCCGGAAATCACCCGGGAATTCCTGGCGCAAGAGGTGGAGCCGGTTCTGGCGAAGCATGCCGACTGGAAAGATCTGGATCAGGAGGAGTTGCGGGTTTGA
- a CDS encoding gamma-glutamylcyclotransferase yields MTVPPASRLFFTYGTLMLTTGIAAVDDAMRKAGTSLGRGHVHGHLYDLGDYPGAVTATPGDGAGEDGPKVWGHLLRLDDPDALFSVLDPYEGFDAGNRAASEFVRDRATVVLTATGAYYDAQIYWYNFTVAGRALIGSGDYLAHWAAKGRPRQARIP; encoded by the coding sequence ATGACGGTCCCTCCCGCGTCCCGGCTTTTCTTCACTTATGGAACCCTGATGCTCACCACCGGAATCGCCGCCGTGGACGATGCGATGCGCAAAGCGGGGACCTCCCTCGGGCGCGGCCACGTGCATGGGCATCTTTATGATCTGGGGGATTACCCGGGCGCGGTGACGGCGACGCCGGGCGATGGCGCCGGCGAGGATGGGCCGAAGGTGTGGGGGCATCTGCTCCGCCTGGACGATCCGGATGCGTTGTTTTCCGTTCTCGATCCGTACGAAGGGTTCGATGCCGGGAATCGGGCCGCTTCCGAATTCGTGCGGGATCGGGCGACCGTGGTTTTGACCGCGACAGGAGCATATTATGACGCGCAGATCTACTGGTACAACTTCACCGTGGCCGGGCGCGCGCTTATCGGGTCGGGGGATTATCTGGCGCATTGGGCCGCGAAGGGCAGGCCGCGCCAGGCGCGCATCCCCTAG
- a CDS encoding patatin-like phospholipase family protein has product MPIGKKFRILSLDGGGSWAMIQAKALQKLFGDIPGRDILSNFDFAAATSGGAIVLGGLIENMTPAQIIGLFKDEGTRQSIFYEVGWLDHFVDKALETALRMGPRYSAGRKYSGLRKVFAGFGGTSLDQVSAQAWPGSGENKLRLMITAFDYDRKKAVFFRSDIKSLAANFDTCKPPLLAEAVHASSNAPVNYFDTPAVLPASPSYANRRFWDGAIGGYNNPLLAAVTEVLSNPDWYQGGPQSIQALSLGTGQVSLPLGDHRLPQYPELIRHQETTGLINDLIELAQSIIDDPPDSASFTAHVALGQPLPTREDQVIANGCIVRLSPVVRPVLDKATGGWSLPGWRKENPPLSIDEFEALTKMDIDAVKQEQVDLLEKLAELWLQDIVPNQGIRSDADFNARIGHGTFGEGKAAWNKLMEN; this is encoded by the coding sequence ATGCCCATAGGGAAAAAATTCCGGATCCTTTCCTTAGACGGTGGCGGAAGCTGGGCGATGATCCAGGCCAAGGCCTTGCAGAAGCTTTTCGGCGACATCCCCGGCCGGGACATCCTCTCCAATTTCGATTTCGCGGCCGCCACTTCGGGCGGGGCCATCGTGCTGGGCGGCCTGATCGAGAACATGACCCCGGCGCAAATCATCGGCCTCTTCAAGGATGAGGGGACGCGGCAAAGCATCTTCTACGAGGTCGGCTGGCTGGATCATTTCGTGGACAAGGCATTGGAGACCGCCTTGCGCATGGGCCCGCGCTATTCCGCCGGCCGCAAGTACAGCGGCCTCCGCAAGGTCTTCGCCGGATTCGGCGGGACGTCCTTGGACCAAGTCTCCGCGCAAGCCTGGCCCGGGAGCGGCGAGAACAAGCTTCGGCTCATGATCACCGCGTTCGACTACGATCGTAAAAAGGCGGTCTTCTTCCGCTCCGACATCAAGAGCCTGGCGGCCAACTTCGACACATGCAAGCCTCCGCTCCTGGCCGAAGCCGTGCATGCTTCCAGCAACGCGCCCGTCAATTACTTCGATACGCCCGCGGTCCTTCCGGCCAGCCCTTCGTACGCGAACCGCCGGTTCTGGGACGGCGCCATCGGCGGTTACAACAATCCCCTATTGGCTGCCGTGACCGAGGTGCTGTCGAATCCCGATTGGTACCAGGGCGGCCCGCAGTCCATCCAGGCGCTCAGCCTGGGGACCGGCCAGGTATCGTTGCCGCTGGGGGATCATCGCCTTCCCCAATACCCGGAATTGATCCGACACCAGGAGACCACCGGCCTTATCAACGACCTGATCGAATTGGCGCAAAGCATTATCGACGATCCTCCCGATTCCGCTTCCTTCACCGCCCACGTGGCCTTAGGGCAACCCTTGCCGACCCGGGAAGATCAGGTCATCGCGAACGGATGCATCGTGCGCCTAAGCCCCGTCGTCCGTCCCGTTCTCGATAAGGCCACGGGAGGCTGGTCGCTTCCGGGCTGGCGCAAGGAGAATCCGCCCCTGTCCATCGACGAATTCGAAGCCTTGACGAAGATGGATATCGACGCGGTGAAGCAGGAGCAGGTGGATCTACTCGAGAAATTGGCCGAACTGTGGCTGCAGGATATCGTGCCCAACCAGGGGATCCGCAGCGACGCGGATTTCAACGCGCGTATCGGCCATGGGACGTTCGGCGAGGGGAAGGCGGCCTGGAATAAACTGATGGAGAATTGA
- a CDS encoding carboxymuconolactone decarboxylase family protein: protein MDEGKFRSEIAKIVANAKKGSSGQSGKAVAVTDGASALQDISRTLGLAPEFLRKFPDQGRAGAWRLFKDVQLNPGTDLKGKDKELVGLAVAAQIPCKYCIIAHTEFAKLNGATEEELSEAIGMAAFTREMSTLLNGMRVDETQFKADIARLVKGAQASASAKKTAK from the coding sequence ATGGACGAGGGCAAGTTCCGCTCCGAGATCGCCAAGATCGTGGCCAACGCGAAGAAAGGATCGTCGGGACAAAGCGGGAAGGCCGTAGCGGTGACCGATGGCGCCAGCGCCCTCCAGGACATCAGCCGTACCTTGGGGCTGGCTCCCGAGTTCCTGCGCAAGTTCCCGGATCAAGGCCGCGCCGGCGCCTGGCGCCTGTTCAAGGACGTGCAGCTCAATCCCGGAACCGATCTCAAGGGCAAGGACAAGGAGTTGGTGGGCTTGGCGGTGGCCGCGCAAATCCCGTGCAAGTACTGCATCATCGCGCATACCGAGTTCGCCAAGCTCAACGGCGCGACCGAAGAGGAATTGTCCGAAGCCATCGGCATGGCCGCCTTCACCCGCGAGATGAGCACCCTTTTGAACGGGATGCGCGTGGATGAAACCCAGTTCAAGGCCGACATCGCCCGCCTCGTGAAAGGCGCCCAGGCTTCTGCCTCCGCCAAAAAGACGGCCAAGTAA